The following proteins come from a genomic window of Musa acuminata AAA Group cultivar baxijiao chromosome BXJ1-7, Cavendish_Baxijiao_AAA, whole genome shotgun sequence:
- the LOC103991724 gene encoding uncharacterized protein LOC103991724: protein MISTRARDHLHPLLLLFAHHHHHLGRSRTSQAFDMGEHYSPAAAYIRLVQHLIETCLLWHMSMEECMEALLLHADVSPAITSTVWKELEKENQEFFRAYRRVPPQYVGQSRR from the exons ATGATCTCCACTCGGGCACGTGATCACCTCCACCCTCTCCTCCTTTTATTTGCCCATCATCATCACCACCTCGGCCGCAGCAGAACCAGTCAAGCTTTCGACATGGGCGAGCACTACTCTCCGGCCGCCGCATACATCAGACTG GTTCAGCATCTCATCGAGACATGCCTGCTGTGGCACATGAGCATGGAGGAATGCATGGAGGCGCTGCTGCTGCACGCCGATGTCAGTCCGGCCATCACCTCCACCG TGTGGAAGGAGTTGGAGAAGGAGAACCAGGAGTTCTTCAGGGCGTACCGGCGGGTGCCGCCGCAGTACGTCGGTCAGAGCCGGAGGTGA